In Nocardioides sp. InS609-2, a single genomic region encodes these proteins:
- a CDS encoding LysE family translocator, which produces MPLHAVLAFWAVAAVLIAIPGPDWAFAINAGLRRHIAAAAGGIVLGYLAMTLVAAAGLGLLIATTPTALAVLTVAGALYLVWLGSATLSHPADITRPGAPSTSTDRRTLLQGATVSGLNPKALLIFVALLPQFTSTHAPWPIPVQLAVLGLVFTLTCGAFYLVLSAAATQLLHAGPAAARTVSRISGASMILLGTALILERFIT; this is translated from the coding sequence ATGCCTCTCCATGCCGTTCTCGCCTTCTGGGCCGTGGCCGCAGTCTTGATCGCGATCCCAGGGCCCGACTGGGCCTTTGCCATCAACGCCGGCTTGCGCCGCCACATCGCTGCGGCCGCGGGCGGCATCGTGCTCGGCTACCTGGCCATGACCTTGGTGGCCGCCGCAGGACTCGGTCTACTCATCGCCACCACACCGACCGCGCTGGCTGTACTCACCGTGGCCGGCGCCCTCTACCTGGTCTGGCTTGGCTCCGCGACCCTCAGCCACCCCGCCGACATCACCAGACCAGGCGCCCCGTCGACGTCCACCGACCGTCGCACGCTGCTCCAGGGCGCGACCGTCAGTGGCCTCAACCCCAAAGCACTGCTGATCTTCGTCGCCCTGCTGCCACAGTTCACGAGCACCCACGCCCCCTGGCCAATCCCGGTCCAGCTGGCCGTTCTCGGCCTCGTCTTCACCCTCACCTGTGGCGCCTTCTACCTCGTCCTCAGCGCAGCAGCCACCCAACTGCTGCACGCCGGACCAGCCGCCGCACGCACCGTCTCCCGCATCTCCGGCGCCTCGATGATTCTCCTCGGGACCGCCCTCATCCTCGAGCGATTCATCACGTAA